The following are from one region of the Mycolicibacterium helvum genome:
- a CDS encoding LLM class flavin-dependent oxidoreductase, with product MRHAIYLPLFGALSDPSAIADIAAATEQAGWDGLFVWDHVLSPVEGRWEIADPWIALAAAAMVTERIRLGPMVTPLPRRRVLKLARETVTLDRLSRGRLIVGLGTGGDIAREYSAFGEDSDARRLGQVLDDGTAVLTALWAGQTVTSRRAVVIEAVEAMPGPVQQPRIPLWFGTARAAGRPIDRAARYDGIFPLGADAMRVARIADAIEQVRGGSCAGFDIAVAAQPGDDLAGLAAAGATWALHAFWPGHRPDQVLRVISRGAPD from the coding sequence ATGCGTCACGCGATCTATCTGCCGTTGTTCGGCGCTTTGTCCGATCCGTCTGCGATCGCAGACATCGCTGCTGCAACCGAACAGGCCGGGTGGGACGGGCTGTTTGTGTGGGATCACGTGTTGAGTCCGGTCGAGGGGCGGTGGGAGATCGCTGATCCTTGGATCGCACTGGCCGCGGCGGCGATGGTGACAGAGCGGATTCGATTGGGCCCCATGGTGACTCCGTTACCACGGCGACGCGTGCTCAAGCTGGCGCGTGAGACGGTGACCCTGGATCGGCTGAGCCGGGGACGTCTCATTGTGGGGTTGGGCACTGGCGGCGACATCGCGCGGGAGTACTCGGCGTTCGGCGAGGATAGCGACGCGCGCCGACTCGGTCAGGTGCTCGATGACGGTACCGCTGTGCTGACGGCTCTGTGGGCTGGTCAAACGGTGACTTCCCGAAGGGCAGTGGTCATCGAAGCGGTGGAGGCGATGCCCGGCCCGGTTCAACAGCCACGGATCCCGCTGTGGTTTGGTACCGCACGCGCCGCCGGTAGACCGATCGACCGGGCCGCTCGCTACGACGGCATCTTCCCGCTCGGAGCGGATGCCATGAGAGTCGCGCGTATTGCAGATGCCATCGAGCAGGTACGGGGAGGAAGCTGCGCAGGCTTCGATATTGCGGTGGCGGCGCAGCCGGGTGACGATCTCGCCGGGTTGGCAGCTGCGGGTGCTACCTGGGCATTGCACGCCTTCTGGCCAGGCCACCGACCGGATCAGGTGCTGCGGGTCATCAGCCGAGGGGCACCGGACTGA
- a CDS encoding LysR family transcriptional regulator, whose product MDQWSAQLAPQLRALVALALHDGHMTQAAASLDIPQSSMSRRINALQATLRVPLLIHNGRTVRLTREAQHLALRARGPLDELDQILAETTGDADPDHGTVRFGFPLTMGSGHIPDLLASFRYHHPGIRVQLKQAHGSELETDLLAGDLDLAVVIPAPTRLHHITIGAQRIYVAVPEDHHLAAAGELQLDALEGETFIANPPSYNLRQLTETWCREAGYDPDVAIEVTEFATIRELISRNLGIALLPHDDRTPTGIAEIPLAGPHYTRTIALAWGTTSLSAPTRRLNDFLLSHRDPTAVTNVMTRNS is encoded by the coding sequence ATGGATCAATGGAGTGCGCAGCTTGCGCCACAACTACGGGCATTGGTCGCGCTCGCCCTCCACGACGGCCACATGACGCAAGCGGCAGCCAGCCTCGATATTCCGCAGTCATCGATGAGCCGGCGTATCAACGCCCTGCAGGCCACGCTGCGTGTTCCGCTGCTGATCCACAATGGCCGAACGGTTCGACTCACACGCGAGGCGCAACATCTGGCGTTGCGGGCCCGTGGTCCACTCGACGAACTGGACCAGATCCTCGCCGAGACCACTGGCGACGCAGACCCCGATCACGGCACTGTGCGCTTCGGCTTCCCGCTGACCATGGGATCCGGACACATCCCCGACCTACTCGCATCTTTTCGATACCACCACCCAGGAATTCGGGTGCAGCTCAAGCAGGCCCACGGATCCGAACTCGAAACGGACCTGCTGGCCGGCGACCTGGATCTAGCCGTCGTCATCCCCGCACCTACGCGCCTCCACCACATCACCATCGGCGCCCAAAGAATCTATGTCGCGGTGCCGGAGGACCACCATCTCGCGGCCGCGGGTGAACTGCAACTCGACGCTCTCGAAGGCGAAACGTTCATCGCCAACCCGCCCAGCTACAACCTGCGCCAACTCACCGAAACCTGGTGCCGCGAGGCCGGATACGACCCAGACGTTGCTATCGAAGTCACCGAGTTCGCAACCATCCGCGAACTCATCAGCCGAAACCTCGGCATCGCACTGCTACCTCACGATGACCGCACACCCACAGGTATCGCCGAGATCCCACTCGCCGGTCCGCACTACACGCGCACAATCGCACTGGCATGGGGCACCACCAGCCTGTCAGCGCCAACCCGCCGTCTCAACGACTTCCTGCTAAGTCACCGCGATCCGACCGCCGTAACCAACGTCATGACTCGCAATAGCTAG
- a CDS encoding class I SAM-dependent methyltransferase — MRGIAILDSANLDQFHAWDGANGIFWSDRADRFDQGMAAYHPELLNAAGIHDDSAVLDIGCGAGQVTRDAARIAHRGSALGVDLSSPLLELATTRAAAEALSNVSFVQADAQVYDFGESRFDTAVSRHGTMFFGIPTKAFSNIARALRPAGRLVQLVWQPLDRNEGIRTFRTISAGGRDLPVPSPSSPNPFSLSDPIRVRQILGDVGFVDIEMTALHAPMFYGRDVDDAFDFIAAQSASAFAELDDRSRRRALETLRANISDHLTDEGVFYDAAHWLIQAQRR, encoded by the coding sequence ATGCGTGGCATTGCGATCCTGGATTCCGCCAATCTCGATCAATTCCACGCGTGGGACGGCGCCAATGGCATCTTCTGGTCCGACCGGGCTGACAGATTCGATCAAGGCATGGCCGCGTATCACCCAGAACTTCTCAACGCCGCGGGTATTCACGATGATTCGGCGGTTCTCGATATCGGTTGCGGGGCCGGACAGGTCACCCGCGATGCCGCACGGATCGCCCACCGCGGCTCGGCACTAGGGGTCGACCTATCTTCGCCACTGCTGGAGCTCGCCACCACGCGTGCCGCAGCAGAAGCGCTGAGCAATGTGTCGTTCGTTCAGGCAGACGCACAGGTGTATGACTTTGGCGAATCTCGATTCGACACCGCGGTGAGCCGGCACGGGACCATGTTCTTCGGCATCCCGACCAAGGCCTTTTCCAACATCGCACGCGCACTCCGGCCAGCTGGGCGACTCGTCCAGTTGGTGTGGCAACCACTCGACCGCAATGAGGGCATCCGTACGTTCCGCACCATCTCTGCAGGCGGACGCGACCTCCCGGTTCCTTCGCCGAGCTCGCCGAACCCGTTCTCGCTCAGTGACCCGATCCGTGTACGTCAAATCCTGGGCGACGTCGGCTTTGTCGACATCGAGATGACGGCACTGCATGCACCGATGTTCTACGGACGTGATGTCGACGACGCCTTCGATTTCATCGCCGCCCAATCGGCATCCGCGTTCGCCGAGCTGGACGACCGATCGCGCCGCCGCGCACTAGAGACGTTGCGTGCCAACATCTCCGACCATCTCACCGATGAAGGCGTGTTCTACGACGCCGCGCACTGGCTGATCCAGGCGCAACGGCGCTGA
- a CDS encoding ATP-binding cassette domain-containing protein, with translation MINDLDRTVDWRRLVRAGRGVVVLAMLAMALGAALQALSAIVIGRLAADPLWSTVAVLAGCLIGSAVADTTGRTVWAAMADRAEGRLRGDLLAAAWRQPLARLSEQAVGEVIDRVDDDARAVGGLARHQVWDAVRTLTYAVPMWIVAGSTWWPAWITFPVAGPLIVLIVRPLLRELNDRRVAEEAAWTEHTAVVEEAIAARDDLRTSLGQAYVLRRVAELSGVVHRRFRAAVAVESRITIRAGGVLQALLAGVVLTGVALVTDSHLGVAELVTLVLVSAALVGEISGLARQLPDLQAGMGAVIRLRQFLAAESEPVGGRPVPDGPIDIVFDNLHFSYAEGAFALGGIALRIPAGTTCGIVGRTGSGKSTLAALVSRAVEPEPGSLYIGGIDIRDLDLHCLRAAVGVVTQRTEIIAATLADNIALYADLPRERVQAAINELDLTDWVNGLPDGLDTKLGPGGTTLSAGEEQLVAFARLLVRDVDVVILDEATARMDPLTEKRMIRAADRLLAKRTGIVIAHRLSTVARADRVVVLDHGRIADSGTLSELQSRPGPFRRLLDASGAEVTPVDARSAIDEHSSTISGARRHGPPTGQAEVESGPSLARGITRVVLAYPRWGLFGSVVFLLTWLVGNPANVVTGYLWGHTVQTLQSGTAPVLLTLATAITIAVQPFLLAWAVRCYSPWWAVCVLQIRMAVLTAQTRQRRLARTPPGEVVARLLDADRFLRYADRWNEVISAVLIVAITSLLSGTLIAGAILLAVMLASASASVAGRSIAGRSAAAASASRAAFGSALAATLECVRTIKLAAATNDVHAHLIRVDKDRVDAAVREHRVETILALVPIVTVHLGVLTAWAVYLSGGWSLASALLVSGAVFGFDYFGSVVAAAVTEAPGTRAWQQATSRFAGGADLMDIPPGINLLTGTAPPPTPASRKPLQRLELHNLSAIHDDGTRGIAGVDLTIEAGELVLLLGQIGSGKSSLLAALCGLVHHTGEIRWNGAPVADPQTFLRPGQVAYVAQVPRVLSGSFADNIAMDHHDRQVASAISHACLADDVEAAGGVSALIGHRGVRLSGGQVQRLALARALATESELLVADDISSALDATTEVQLWANLRAQHATVVGATSKQAALANADRVVVLVRGQIAAIGPWSDLADTWNHLAG, from the coding sequence ATGATCAATGACCTGGACCGCACGGTCGACTGGCGGCGGCTGGTGCGGGCGGGTCGCGGTGTCGTGGTCCTCGCGATGCTCGCGATGGCGCTGGGCGCGGCGCTTCAAGCGTTGAGTGCCATCGTTATCGGGCGGCTTGCCGCCGACCCGTTGTGGTCCACGGTCGCAGTGTTGGCGGGATGTTTGATTGGGAGCGCCGTCGCCGACACCACGGGCCGGACAGTCTGGGCGGCGATGGCCGATCGTGCAGAAGGCAGACTGCGCGGCGATCTCTTGGCCGCTGCATGGCGGCAGCCGCTAGCGCGGCTGTCTGAGCAGGCCGTCGGTGAGGTCATCGATCGGGTGGATGACGACGCTCGAGCGGTCGGCGGGCTCGCGCGCCACCAGGTGTGGGATGCGGTGCGCACGTTGACTTATGCGGTACCGATGTGGATCGTTGCTGGATCGACATGGTGGCCGGCGTGGATCACTTTCCCGGTGGCGGGGCCTCTCATCGTGCTGATCGTCCGACCGCTGCTGCGGGAACTGAACGACCGAAGAGTGGCGGAGGAGGCCGCCTGGACTGAGCACACTGCCGTTGTCGAAGAGGCCATCGCCGCGCGCGATGATCTGCGGACCAGCCTCGGCCAGGCGTACGTCCTGCGGCGAGTGGCGGAGTTGTCAGGCGTTGTCCACCGACGGTTCCGAGCTGCCGTCGCGGTCGAATCACGGATCACCATTCGTGCCGGCGGCGTACTTCAGGCACTACTTGCTGGTGTTGTGCTCACTGGCGTCGCCTTGGTTACCGACAGCCATCTGGGCGTCGCTGAGCTGGTGACCCTGGTGCTGGTAAGTGCGGCGCTAGTCGGAGAGATCTCCGGCCTCGCCCGCCAATTACCTGACCTTCAAGCCGGCATGGGTGCAGTCATCCGGCTGCGGCAGTTCCTCGCCGCCGAATCCGAACCCGTCGGCGGCAGGCCAGTTCCCGATGGCCCCATCGACATCGTGTTCGACAACCTACATTTCTCCTACGCGGAGGGCGCTTTCGCACTCGGCGGAATTGCGCTGCGTATCCCGGCCGGCACGACATGCGGCATCGTGGGGCGAACCGGCTCTGGGAAGTCAACACTGGCGGCGCTGGTCTCCCGCGCAGTGGAGCCAGAGCCCGGCTCCCTGTACATCGGTGGGATAGACATCCGCGACCTGGACCTCCACTGCTTGCGCGCAGCGGTCGGGGTGGTCACCCAGCGCACCGAGATCATCGCTGCAACTCTGGCAGATAACATTGCCCTCTACGCCGACCTTCCGCGTGAGCGCGTGCAGGCGGCGATCAACGAACTGGACCTGACCGATTGGGTCAACGGCCTGCCCGATGGACTCGACACCAAACTCGGGCCCGGTGGCACCACACTGTCAGCAGGCGAGGAGCAGCTCGTCGCCTTCGCGCGGCTGCTGGTTCGCGACGTCGACGTGGTGATCTTGGATGAAGCAACCGCACGAATGGACCCCCTTACCGAAAAGCGAATGATCCGAGCCGCAGACCGCTTGTTGGCCAAGCGAACGGGCATCGTGATCGCGCACCGGCTTTCGACCGTCGCGCGTGCTGACCGGGTCGTCGTCCTTGACCATGGCCGCATCGCCGATTCGGGCACACTCTCGGAATTGCAGTCACGGCCAGGCCCGTTTCGGCGGCTCCTCGATGCGTCTGGAGCCGAGGTGACCCCAGTCGACGCACGGTCAGCCATCGATGAGCACTCCTCGACAATCAGCGGGGCCCGCCGGCACGGACCGCCCACCGGCCAGGCTGAGGTCGAATCGGGGCCCAGCCTGGCCCGCGGCATCACACGTGTGGTGCTGGCCTACCCGCGCTGGGGACTGTTCGGCAGTGTGGTCTTTCTCCTCACCTGGTTGGTCGGCAACCCCGCTAACGTCGTCACCGGCTACCTCTGGGGACATACCGTCCAAACCCTGCAGAGCGGCACCGCCCCAGTACTGCTGACGCTCGCTACCGCAATCACTATCGCAGTGCAGCCCTTCCTGCTGGCCTGGGCGGTCCGTTGCTACTCACCCTGGTGGGCGGTGTGCGTGCTGCAAATCCGGATGGCTGTGCTCACCGCCCAAACCCGACAGCGGCGACTGGCCCGCACACCACCTGGGGAGGTGGTGGCCCGACTGCTAGATGCCGACCGATTCCTTCGCTACGCGGACCGTTGGAACGAAGTCATCAGCGCGGTGTTGATCGTGGCCATCACATCACTGCTCAGCGGGACACTGATCGCGGGCGCCATTCTGCTGGCAGTGATGCTCGCCTCGGCATCCGCTTCGGTGGCCGGCAGGTCCATCGCTGGCCGGTCGGCCGCAGCCGCGTCGGCATCGCGCGCCGCATTCGGATCGGCATTGGCCGCAACCCTGGAGTGCGTCCGCACGATCAAGCTCGCTGCAGCCACCAACGACGTACACGCACACCTCATTCGGGTCGATAAGGATCGTGTCGACGCAGCAGTACGAGAGCACCGCGTAGAGACAATCCTCGCGCTCGTGCCAATAGTGACCGTGCATCTGGGCGTCCTGACAGCCTGGGCGGTGTACCTCAGCGGCGGCTGGAGCCTGGCTTCAGCGCTGCTCGTCTCCGGTGCGGTCTTCGGGTTTGACTACTTCGGCAGTGTCGTTGCCGCTGCTGTCACCGAAGCACCCGGGACGCGGGCGTGGCAGCAGGCCACCAGCCGGTTCGCCGGCGGAGCTGATCTGATGGACATCCCACCGGGCATCAACCTACTGACCGGAACCGCCCCGCCACCCACCCCAGCTTCCCGAAAGCCGCTGCAACGGCTGGAATTGCACAACCTCAGTGCCATTCACGATGACGGCACTCGCGGCATCGCCGGCGTCGACCTCACCATCGAGGCGGGCGAGCTGGTACTGCTGCTCGGACAGATTGGATCGGGCAAGTCCAGCTTGTTGGCAGCACTATGCGGATTGGTTCACCACACCGGCGAGATCCGCTGGAACGGCGCCCCCGTCGCCGATCCCCAAACATTCCTGCGCCCCGGACAAGTCGCCTACGTTGCCCAGGTGCCGCGCGTACTGTCGGGAAGCTTCGCCGACAACATCGCTATGGACCACCACGATCGGCAAGTCGCCTCGGCGATCAGCCACGCCTGCCTGGCAGACGATGTCGAAGCAGCCGGCGGCGTCAGTGCACTCATCGGTCACCGCGGGGTGAGACTCTCAGGCGGCCAGGTCCAGCGGCTGGCGCTGGCCCGGGCACTCGCGACCGAGTCAGAACTCCTTGTGGCCGACGATATTTCGAGTGCCTTGGATGCGACCACCGAGGTCCAGCTGTGGGCAAATCTGCGCGCACAACACGCGACAGTCGTCGGCGCCACGTCTAAGCAGGCCGCCCTGGCCAATGCCGACAGAGTGGTCGTTCTCGTCCGCGGCCAAATCGCGGCCATCGGACCATGGTCGGATCTCGCCGATACCTGGAATCACCTGGCTGGCTGA